Within Triticum dicoccoides isolate Atlit2015 ecotype Zavitan chromosome 1B, WEW_v2.0, whole genome shotgun sequence, the genomic segment GCCAGACAAATCAAGAACAACGAGTGACAATGGCACAAATTCGATCAAAAGGGTAACAACGGCCTTCCATGCATTCACTTTCTTACAACTTGGAATCACTCAAACAACAAGTCCATCTCATTGCACTATGGTCAAAATAGGTTCAGACACAATGATTATTTTGGCCGAGATCCGACTACATCCTCGTCTGGGCACCAAAAACAGGCGGAACAAAATGTGTAGACAACATCAGCAGAGTGAAGAGACATTGATCACTAAGCTTTCTTGCCAGTGACACCTGCGACCACCTGGGGAAGTACCAAGAGAACAAAAGTTAAACGTCTGAGTGGATAACGCTCACGCATGCACGAACTCATCTCAGTAAATAAAAAAGCACAGTTTGGATGAAAGAGAGGGGGATTGATACTACAATATTTCAGCATGATTACTCAGAAGCATGAGAACCTGGAAATGGTCCGATGGACAAATGACAAATCATGTGACTGGCAACAGAAGGTGTGATGCAGAGTTTCAAAAGATACCGTGTGCAATTCAGTCAAATCTGTCAATCAACTATTTAAGCCATGTCTGGAAAGCAGGATTTTCATGGGACATAGCTCAATTCCAACCAGAGTCGAGGGATTCCACATTTACAAAGGAGCCCTTGGTACTCTTTTCCAGGAGTTTGTAGCCCATTAGAGCACAAACTTTAATTTGTAAGTTTACTGACTCGCCAATATCTTGGCTAGTGCACAAAGAACATGATAAAACTGGGAAATGATAAATGGTGTGGCTAGAACATTTGAGAGGGCTAAATGATAAATGCGATTTTCGTAATTATATGAAGTGGTAGCACAGAGAAACGAATAAAAAGTGGAGGGGATCAACATACATCTTTTAGTTCAACTGGGGTTTTGGCATTTTTCTCAGTCTCCCAAGAATCCAACATTGGCCTAACAACCGCTGGAAGAAATAGACCTGAAATTGCATATCATAGCATCAGATGAGATATTTAGCAGAATGATGAGACTGGGAGGGAGCTACGCTTTTCAACGATCAATGATCACATAAGCTATCACAGCCAAATCAGTAGATCTTACAAACCATGCACTAAACTTGCACTGTCAGAGAAACGTGTGAATGGTTGGTTCATGACCTTAAAGCGTAACAACTGCCCACTACTCAAAATGGTTATGCCCATCCAACAGATATACTGCACCACAAAAGCATGCAGTTTGACTAAATACTAGTTGGGGCACAACAGACGACATGTTTTTGGTTTCGAGGATTTATGCGTTTAGCTTTTTGGTTGAAAAGTAGAATTGAAAATAATTGCTGCCCACTGTTTGTGATGCAGCACATTAAATTTGACCACACTAGTTCTAAACAAAATGAATCCGGTTgcaaagaagaagagaagaagaaaaatgaagaaCAGACACCTCCTCCACGCCTAGAGCATATGCAACAATGGCTGTTATGTGGTGGTCATGAAGGCTTCAATGAAGGAGAAACTAAGCAAACCCTTGGAAGAAAAAGGAACTGATATTACCGTACACCTGCAACTAAGTTCCAGTAAAATGCTTCAACTATGGCTGTTCAATTTAACACACAGATTGCTGGACAAATTCCGCTAAGATCAACTGACAAATATAACTAAGGAAGTCATGACATGGATAAAATACAGAGGTAACTCTCATCAATTATGAATTTAACGAACGAACAGCAATCATGACCAATATCGAGACGTATAGAGATACAAACAACTAATGACATACATCGGGGTGGAGCTGTGAGGTGTCATAATCTGGTAGTAATAGGGTCTACTCGTCTATTGGATAAGATGGAATCTAACACATAAAGCAAATATTAAACAGTTAAAGATCCGATCTGTTTTTTTCCTCATATTAAGCAGTAAACAACATGTCGCATGCAAACAGCCAAGTGTAAATTGTGAAAGAAATAGTCTGATTCACCAGTTCACAAGGAAGCGGTTGCACATAGTCTAGCTAAGTCACCCCCAGTGCTAAGTAGTCAGCTCATATGTGCCAAGCTGTAGTCACATTCCATCAATGGACAGAAATAGCAGAAGGCGTGTCTGGTAAATGGTGTATAGTTGGTCGCTATACGTACAAGACGGAGTAAATCTTCCAGAGTTAAGTCAAAATAAATAGTACTATAGCGCAGCTCAGCACAAGTACATTTTGACATGAGTCCCAGAGGCACAGTTGATGTGTGCAGATGTCATTGATATTGACGCTGATGAATGTAGAAGACATCGAAGCGTCCTTGGCCCCTGCCTGCTACTATTTGGTTGGATAGCATAGCAGTAGTTGGATCTTTATGTATGCGGCGCATGTAAATGTATCGCCCATGAATTGCGACGGGGGCACGCATCCGCGGGACAGCGAGAATCCTAGATCTAACGAACATTGGCAGGCCGAGAACGCATGGACGCGTCGCCATCCGTCCACGATCTATCCTCGAGGGCCAATCCCCCCGCCCCTCCTCAGAAATCCATCTAGGCAAACTCGCgagaggagaaatgaaggcgagcgatgcgcgcgcgcgcgcgtacaGGTAGGTCGGCACGGGGCACCAAGGGTATGGGTGGGAGAGGGGAGGGGCGCGGCGGGGGTACCGAATCCGGCGATGAGGCAGGAGGCGGCGACGACGGGCTCCTTGACGACGAAGATCTTGAGCCTGCCCATCACGCCCATGGCTGCTGCTCCGCGATCCCCTTTCTTTCTCTTCCTTGGTTCCTCCTCGCCGTCGTCGCCGGGCACGGGCACGGGTGGGTGAGTGGACTGGGTAGAATGGGGGAGAGGGAGGGGCCGAGCGAGTGAGGAGAGAGGCGCGTGCCTCGGAGGCCCAACCTCTCACTCCACTGAAAAAGAACGCCGCACCCGCCCGGCCCGCCCGCTCTGACAGGGATAGAGGCCCACGGCCCAGCTCTGCAGGCGCCCTCGAGCGGAAGAGACGCACTCCGGATTATTATTCCGTGCGCGCCGGCGAATATCCCCTCCCGTCCCGCGAGAGCGAATATTTCTGCGAGGAGAGCGAATGTACCGTCCGCTTTCTCTCTTGCTTTTTGCCTTGCAGTGCACGGCCACCCGCACTCGTCTTCCTCTTcggtcttcctcttcctctcccgcCCCTGCCGTGCGCCTCTCGCTCTCTTCTCCGGAGCTCGCCTCATTCGCCGGTCGCCGGGAGCGGCCGAGGCGCCGTCGCCCATCACCCCTCCGTCCGCCAGGTCAGTTTATCTGCATCGCTTGGTACTACGTACATGGATTGAATGGAGCCATGCTTGTTAGCAGCATATATTTCCGTGCCATGTTCATGTATGTTGTGTTGTCTGTCGCACGGCCTACCTACATGAACATGATTGATCGGCTCGAGTGACGAGTGGTTATGTCCCGACGTGCCGCTCGCTCGCTCCTTGCTTTGGAAGGACTAGTTACATctgtgctgctgctgctcctcctcctcctcctacgagGATCGCACGTGCTGACTCGTTCCAGAGCAGGATGGTGAAAGGCGGACTGTGTCTGTTCTAGAGCACGTACGTACTCTACATGGCAGCTGCGTGCCGTATTTCTCCTGCCTGCCTCCTCTTCTTGTTTCAGTGTGACTGAATTTCTCGCTAGCTAGTTTCAGCCTTTCAGCCCTGCTGTTTTGGTCGGTCATGTGCAGTCTGGAGAGAACCTCGCATCGTTCTTCCCATTACTTTGGGCCGGTCTTCCGCATCTTGCCATCATTCAGTTAGTTCAGACTTGAGCTACATCTTGACAGAATGGCTGGAACTGATAATTTGTTCCAGTCTTGCAGAGGAGCGGCTTTCTTTTCCGTGCATCACAAGTTCTTACTTCAGAACAAGCCCTGGCTTCCACCAACGCGAAAGTGAAATGTTTCTTGCTTAATTATTTTTGGTCGATGCTGTCTGCCTGGTACACCTAGGTACTGGTCGTTTCCAGTTTCGATGTGCGGTTTGGCCTCCATTTATGCTGGttgtaatgggtagtatcatacactagtatcatgtgtatgatactacctccctaatgcatagtatcatatattagtatcatgtagtaatttatttattgccatgcatgacacaaaatagtatagcatttaatatgatacggtatcatgattatGATACTACACcctttctttcttcatttaatgctatgacacctcatcaaaattgcctagttggcatgcatgatactagctatggtactagcattacgaccagccttacacTCTCAGCGGAGCACTGATATCGGAGGACAGCAGTGACCTAGGCATTAATTTGATGGCATATATGCATAGACACGGAGAGATGAAGCAAGCAGACACATGTGTCATGGTTCCAACCACCTTCATTTTGGAGCTGGAGTATGATCAGGATCAGCAGGAGCAGGCAAGGGAAGGGGGCCTTTGATAAAAGGAAGGAACCCCCAGTCAAGAAATATGTTGCCCCGGCGCAACAGTCCAGCTCGTATGGCACCAGGAAGAAGAAAAAGGCCGCCGCTCTTTCGCTCGCCGAGGTAAGATCAAATGATCTTGTCCGTGATTTCCAAAGGATTTATTTTACTTGGTCAAGCTTTTGAGCATTCCTTTCCATCGATCCACCCTTTCCTCAACCATGACGGCGTGTGTACGTGTGTTCCTCAAAGCCGGGCGTGCAACTTTTTTAATTTTCCTGTATACTTCGtatatagtccatattgaaatctctaaaaggtatTGTATTTAAAAACGGATGGTGTATATGCCAGTGTTGCACAGGAAAGAAAATATTCAACTACACCAGAAGGTTACATCGAAGTGGTGAAGATCGAGTCGATTTATTCAAAGGGATAATCACAGCACAACATTGGAGTACACGCAACGCAACATGCGGCCGTGTACATATCGGTCACAGCTTAATTACACTCATCACACAAGGTACATCCATCTGCTCTCTCCGAGCTAATACAATGTATGGCGGCTCATCTCAATCACCACTCACGCCCTGTGACGCTTCTGCCCAGGTGCGCAACGCAGGTACACCTCCTCTGTTCTCCAGTCTCGAAATGTCGTTTCCGCCGAGAGCAGAGGGCCTTCTCAAGGGAGGAGGGAAAATAGGTTCAATTCTTGCGGGGATGCTACTCTAAATCCGTCTCATCTCCACGGATGGTATACGGAGGAGACATGAAATATGATCTCCTCGCCGGCTTTTCGGGGTATAATTTACACATCTCTTTCGTTTCTGCAAAATCAAACACACCAACTGCGGTAAGCAAATCCGCCAGGAATTAGGAGATATGACGACGACCTATGTATATGTAGTGGAGGAAGAGCTTCTTTACCTTATGATGACTCGATCGCCGCGACCCTCACAGGCTTCGTTACTCTTACAATGTTCCTCACATGCTCAAACGCCATCACTATCAGGCCTATGACATAAAGAAAGCTTAGTTGCAACTTTGCAAGTAGGTTATACACTGCTACGGCGGCGTTGCCAGCTTCGCCTGTTCGTATCGTGAGGGTTACAGGCCTTGCAGAAATAAGGGCACCGGTTTCTGGTGGTGGTAAAGGGGGTCAGCGTAAGAGGTGTGCCTTCCAACATAGCCTTCCAAAGAATTTTGCGGCGTTCAGCAGCCGGTTGTTGAGCATACCTGATGTGTTTTCTGGCTGGGACGACCACTCATGCGGCGCCGTCGCCGACTTGGTGGCCTTTATCAGGTCCATCAGCGCGTTGTTGACCTGTCGTAGATTCACAGTTACATCAGTTTCTTGTGCTTTTTACAGTTGCTCGtagacatgaatgagaggagaaaTCAATAATCATTATCACAACTGTATTTCTTGTTTTCTTTGGAACATGGAGTTGATGACACCCTAGTTGTATCAATATTTCAATCGTACGCTTTACTGTAAATCGTAAGGCTCTCTTTGGAACAAAAAGAAGCCATCCTAGATGTCAAATGGTCTGAAAAGAGTCTCCATGGCCAGTCTGCTAAGATGCCTTATTGTAACTATATACATCTCTGGCAACTCTATTGAAATTATTTGCCCGGTTTGCAATAGTTCTGAGTATTTTGATGATTCGATCTACCCAGCTTTACTATTTTACCAAACTTGATGCTTACCTCTTGTGGTCTTTCATGGCTGACTAGATGTGCACCATGAAGATCTACCATTCTAGCAACAGGAAGAAGCCTTTGTGCAAGCCGCCTCGCATGACATACTTGCGCAATAATATCATGTCTGCCATTTGTAAAGCAAGGTGTGAGCAATACACTTGAAAAGAAATAGGCAACACACATTATGCCTGCAGATTGAAAAATGGATGCATATTATCTTCGATATTTCAACTGACTAACCTTCCATGAATAACTGAAACTAGGAAACCAGCAGCACGTATTGTATCTAGCTCTTTAGTTGTCACTTTGTGAGTCCAGCATGCGTTAATTTGACCTTCAAACCCGCAATTAGATTGCATCCCTGAAGATGATATGCCTTTCACATATTCCTGAAAGTTCAATGTACAAGTGGAGATGAAATTTCCACAACAAAAGGAGCCAAATGTACGCAGACAATGTTCCGAAGTGGGTACAACAAAAGCTTCCTTTCTTCCAAACAAAAGATCCAACAGTTTATCCCTATGCAGTGCATTGTCTTTATATTCTAAATAGGGGAATGCAAAAGCATGATGCCAAACTTCCACAAAAAGAAGGCCTAGCCAGACATCTATGAGATACTTTTAACAGAATTCTTGAATGACCTCCTTAACGAATTCTTGAATGACCTCCTTAACAGGACAACCCCCAGCAAACAGCATGATAAGCAACAAATATAATCCAAAAAAATTGTCTGATGCACACGGTAAAACTAGCAGGAAGAATAATGAATATTCTGTGCAAGTATATATGACATTCACCTTATATAGGATCGCTCTCCTTGTGCAGGATTCAACTTCCTCGTCGAGGTATTCCTGCATTTGAGTGACATGTTACCACTGGAAACGAAAAACATATACAGACAAACCGGTTTGCACATTATTCAGGCAAGGACAGACAGTGCATCCTCAATTTCTCACCTTGGTATAGTGGGTTTCCAAGTCGACTAGAGCTCTTTGCTCCGGTGTTCTCGCCCTTAAGAACCGGAACGCGAGAGATAGCATCTGTGCATCTACCTGAAAAATTGACAGCATATCAGTCAGATTTCAGCACTTGCAAAGTTCCTCATCTCAAACAAAGTAACCCCTCGGCTTGTTTTCAGGTCCTCAGAACTTCCCAAATGAGTAAGCAGGTTGCAACATCACAGTACCTTGGGGAAACACTCCATCCCACCGCCGGTGACGTTCAGCAACGCCAGCGAGGACAGCCGGTGAGGCGCCAACGCCGCGAGCTTGCAGGAGATCATCGCACCCATGGAGTGGCCGAAGACGTGGGCCTTCTTCCACCCCAGATGGTCCATCAAGGCCAGAGCGTCCCTCGCCATGATCGATGTCCTGAAAGAGAAGGTCGTTCACACGGTCAGTAGAGAGAACCATCGTTTGTTTGACTTCTCAACGCGTTTCATGGAGGAAGATGtcgccctctgtttcttcctcagcCGCACGCGTGGTACTATACTACTAGTATTATTTTCTCATGAATGAAAGCAATCGCGAAGAAAGGGAGGATGAATCGAGTAAAACGTGCATTTATTCTCGCCGAAAGCTACAATCTTCCTTGCGGATCTCGAAGGAGGAGCAATGTCGTCTACCTAACCCTGCCGGCCGATCGTCGAAACCGACGGAAATTTGGATCTAAGGCGATGATGGAGCCGGAGAAAAACTCACGAGTAGTAGGATTTGTGCGGGGGGATGGTGCTGCGGCCGACGCCGCGGTTGTCGAAGCAGCAGACCTCGATGCCCTCGCCGACGTCCTCctcctccgtcgccgtcgccgtcgccggcgcgTCGGCGGGGGCGCCGGCCTCCTCGTCCGTCCGCGCGGCGGGCTCGggctcgtcgccgccgtcggccGGCTCCATGGACCCGGTCAGCCCCCTTATCTGCGGGCCCCACGAGTCGTGCGTCCCCGCCAAACCTGAAACGAGGAACCATTTCTCAGAGAAAAGTTCCTGCGAAGGAGAAGAACATCGCGCCGGAGAAAGGAAAGGGATTTTTGGGGCGGCGTGCTTACCGATGACGAGGAGCACCTTGGTGGCGCCGCGGCCGTAGCGGCGGTAGAAGAGGCGGACGCCCTCCCACTTGTCGCCGGCCTGGTACCGGTCCACCTCGCAGTAAGGCATTGCTTCGCCGGTCGCCTTTCCTCGCCTCTCGCCGCCGCCGGGATCGATCGCCTGGCTTCTCTCCCTCCCCTCTCTCTACCAGGGATTTATGGATTTATTTAGCTTCTCGTTACTGGGGAACAGGTGGGTTGGGTCGGGCTGGGTTTGCCGAATCGGGGGCCGAATCGGATTTAAAACGagggggaaacggagtggagctcggGAGGGAAAGGGCGGGCGATTTATAGCCGCCCGAGAGCCGGAGTCGTACAGCCGGGCGGAGCCGGGGGCGCGAGGGAAACGGGTGTGGAGGAGGTAGGAGGGGGAGACGGATTCCCTCCCGCCCGCCCCTGGAACACGTGGATGGATGGATACGCGCCGGCGGAGACACGTCGGCGGGTGGTGTCGCCGTCTGCTGAGTCAAAGGGGACGCGCTCGCTCGCTCGCGGCGGGAAGATGGGAGTGTGGGGTTCAGGTCCACGATTTTTGGGTGGCGATTCTTTTTCGTGAGCGTGCTGGTGAGTGGTTTGATCGGCGGCAGGGAGTGGCGCTGTgctgtttgtttttgttttggtgGATGGACGAACTTGTGGTTGGATAAAGCCGCCGCGACGATGATGATGAATgatgatcgatcgatcgatcgggaaGCGGTGGTGCCTTGTCTGGTTGTGCTGTGCGATCATTAAATAAATACTCGGCCGGGTCTTTTTTTTTTGCAGGGAAATTTGGGAGCTCTTTATTCAACACTAACAGCTCCAGCAAAATCTGCCGAGAGGCTGGTTACAAGAAAACTTGGGTAGAATTAAACCAACATTCTGTAATCTAAAGTGTTTGCTTGCTTCGCACAAAGATGAGCACAGACATTAGCTGCCCTACCAACATGCTGAACTACAAAAGACTTAAAAGAAGGAACACGCTCCCCAATTTCTGAAAAGATAGGCGCCACCACCGTACGGGAGGTGTGGCGCGAGTTCCAGAGATTCACAATCTCCAAATTATCAGACTCAGGCACCACTTCAGCATAGCCTCTGAGGTGTGCGAAGATCACTCCCATCGCGTAGGGCAAGAGCTTCAGCTATGAGCGGGTCTGTGACCCCAGGGTATGGTTTGCACCATGCCGCGAGAAGGGATGATGGAGATCTTGCTACTCCCCctgctccctccccccccccctactTCTAGCTTCCATTTCAATACTTCTATCCGTATTTATTTTGATCCAGCCCGATTctggtgggcgccaaccatggccaGGAAGAATCAGAGCATGATCACGCGGCAAGTCGAGCACTGCTAGAGACTCCCGGGCCCTTCTCAAAGACTGGATAGGGTCAAGCTCAGCTTTGTCGTGTGTGATGTTGTTCCGTGAGGTCCAGATCGTCCACATAACAGACATTAGTTTCACTCTTTTCCACCTCTGAGAACATAGGATCACAAATAATGTCCTTTGACCAGGTTAGTGGGTGCAATTCTGGCCTTATTATGTCCAACCATTCTGGAGCTGCATTCCAAAACTGCCTGGCATGAGAATAATCCAGCAAGGCGTGCATCATGTCTTCGCCAGTATGAAGACATATTTTGCATGTGCTAACAGTAGCAATATGATGGTACTTGAGAGTTGCTTCCGCTGGGAGGATGACATGCAATACTCGCCACCAAAAGACTCTCACTCTGGGAATGACTTTGAGTTTCCACAACTGGGACCATAACTGCGTGTCTGTCATTGAGGATTCGGTAgtcgtcccttcctctagagcatGTTGCTCGTTGCGAGTCATTAGAGAACGATACACTGATTTTATAGAGTAGCAACCCGATTTTTCAAAAGCCCACGCCAAAGAATCATCACCCCATCCCTGCCTCAGTGGAATGTTGAGGATAGCATCTGCATCCAGGGGATAAAGTTTTCCTGAACCACATCAGATTTCCATGACCAGTTACTTGTATCAATGAGGTCTGCCAtgacatgcatctgagcatttccaATTCTGCAGACCGGCGACATGGAGATGGTGCCGGGGATCCACTTGTCATGCCAAATAGAAACCGTGGTGCCGTCTCCTATGCGTTTGAGGAGGCCAACCTGCAGGCATCCCTCCCAGCGATTATAGCTCGCCAAGTTGATGAGGCGCAACGAGGAACTATGGCTTGCATAAAGTCGCCAGTGGGGTAGTATCTTCCTTTAAGAACTCGGGCATAGAGGGAGTTAGGGTTTGTCATTAGACGCCAACCGTGTTCCCCGAGTAGAGCCGTGTTGAACATCTCAAGATCCCGAAAACCCATCCCTCCCTTCGCTTTCGACTTTGATAGAGAGTCCCATGCCTTCCAGTGCAAAGATCTGCGGTCGAGGGAGCTGCTCCACTAATACTTAGCTAGACAGGAAGCAAGGCTTTTACAAACCTTCTTGGTTAGCTTAAAACAGCTCATACTGAACATGGGAATGGCTTGAGCGACCGCTTTTATTCGTACCTCCCGTCCAGCACAAGAAATCAAACGTTCTGACCCTCCTTGGAGTTTGCTTCGAATCCTTTCCCGAATATGACCAAACGCGTCGTTAGTAATCCTACCCATATCGGTGGGCAGACCAAGGTAGCGCTCGCTGAAAGCTTCCATTGAAATGTTCAGTGTTTGTTTCAGCAACAGCTTATCCGGAGCTAGAGTGTTTGGACTAAAATATATGGAGCTCTTTTCCTTGTTAACCGCCTGGCCCGAGCCTTTTTCATAAATTCTCAGGATCTCATTTAGTCTATGAGCACTCTGCTCCTTTGCTTGCATGAAAATCAGGCTATCATCCGCGAAGAGGAGGTGGTTGATCTATGGAGAACGGTAGCTGACTCGTATGCCTTTATCTGCCCCCCTCCACCGAAATGGTTCAGCAACGATGTAAGGCCTTCCGCAAATAGCAAAAACAGGTACGGGGACATGGGACACCCCTGCCTCAAACCCCTTGATGGGGTAAAGAAAGGAAGAAGCTCGCCATTGACAAGAATTGAAAATCTGACAGAAGAAACACACTTCATGACTAGACGAACAAAATCCACACCAAACCCAAGTTTGAGCATGATGGCTTGAAGATAGTGCCACTCGACACGGTCgtaggccttcatcatgtccaaTTTGATAGCACAGACTGCGTTtcccctttttttccttcttcgCATTGCAAACACACTCTCATGTGCAATAAGGACGTTGTCGGTTATCAGGCAGCCGGTGACGAAACACTCTGTTCAGCACCAACAATATCATCTAGGCACTCACGAACACGGTTAGCGATTGCCTTGGAGGCGATCTTATACAAAACTGGACAAAGCGATATAGGGCGATATTGGGTGATTTTTTGTGGGAAGCGTACCTTGGGTATTAGAGTAATAGAAGTATCATTCATCCCTGTTGGTAGTTCTCCCCCATTGAGGAAATCAAGCACAACTGGAACGATGTCATCTTTGAGAAAATTCCAGTGGCGCTGATAAAAACCCGTTGTGAAGCCATCAACCCCAGGGGCCTTCGACGGAGCCATCTGAAAGAGGGCCCTCCGaacctcctcctccgtatatggttTTTCAAGATCAACATTCATCAAGGGCGTCACTCGGGAAGATACAGCATCCAGAAGCTCTTGCATTTGGTTGAAACCTTGCGAGGTATAAAGTTGTTCATATAacgctacaaaaaaaaagacagatccgtgacattttgggccgaaccaaaattttttctgtcatacatatgacacttctatgacgataattgtgacaaaacccggtatcatcatagatgtgatgggctcctacttctatgataaaaaatcatgacagaaaatgggcttttcgtcctggccgggccggagatgcagctgcatgacattctttgggccgtccatgacggaaaaaaccatggtagaagcgagggggaggaaaaattcggggtgttgccggttacggtgggaggtcgggggccgagcgatgtgcgttcctctcgtacacgtacgcgcgtgtgtgtgaggtgttagctctaactgaaccgagc encodes:
- the LOC119349259 gene encoding putative aminoacrylate hydrolase RutD isoform X1, with the protein product MPYCEVDRYQAGDKWEGVRLFYRRYGRGATKVLLVIGLAGTHDSWGPQIRGLTGSMEPADGGDEPEPAARTDEEAGAPADAPATATATEEEDVGEGIEVCCFDNRGVGRSTIPPHKSYYSTSIMARDALALMDHLGWKKAHVFGHSMGAMISCKLAALAPHRLSSLALLNVTGGGMECFPKVDAQMLSLAFRFLRARTPEQRALVDLETHYTKEYLDEEVESCTRRAILYKEYVKGISSSGMQSNCGFEGQINACWTHKVTTKELDTIRAAGFLVSVIHGRHDIIAQVCHARRLAQRLLPVARMVDLHGAHLVSHERPQEVNNALMDLIKATKSATAPHEWSSQPENTSETGALISARPVTLTIRTGEAGNAAVAVYNLLAKLQLSFLYVIGLIVMAFEHVRNIVRVTKPVRVAAIESS
- the LOC119349259 gene encoding putative aminoacrylate hydrolase RutD isoform X2 — translated: MPYCEVDRYQAGDKWEGVRLFYRRYGRGATKVLLVIGLAGTHDSWGPQIRGLTGSMEPADGGDEPEPAARTDEEAGAPADAPATATATEEEDVGEGIEVCCFDNRGVGRSTIPPHKSYYSTSIMARDALALMDHLGWKKAHVFGHSMGAMISCKLAALAPHRLSSLALLNVTGGGMECFPKVDAQMLSLAFRFLRARTPEQRALVDLETHYTKEYLDEEVESCTRRAILYKEYVKGISSSGMQSNCGFEGQINACWTHKVTTKELDTIRAAGFLVSVIHGRHDIIAQVCHARRLAQRLLPVARMVDLHGAHLVSHERPQEVNNALMDLIKATKSATAPHEWSSQPENTSGLIVMAFEHVRNIVRVTKPVRVAAIESS